CAATCCCAGGAACTCAGCGCCTATCTCCCGGCCCTCGGAGCGACGCACGACGGCTTGCGTCCTGATCCAGTGAGTACCCGCGTGGGAAAAGCGGAATTCCAGCGTGATTTTCGTCCCGACCGGATAGGCCTGGTCTCCGCGGAAACCGATGCCCTTGTGGTTGATGTCGAGGCCCTCACCGACGATCATCTCGCGGGCAATTCCATAGCGGACGTCCACTTTCACCGGCCAGCGCGGTGGCGATCGGTCTTCCGGGG
Above is a genomic segment from Terriglobales bacterium containing:
- a CDS encoding PilZ domain-containing protein gives rise to the protein PEDRSPPRWPVKVDVRYGIAREMIVGEGLDINHKGIGFRGDQAYPVGTKITLEFRFSHAGTHWIRTQAVVRRSEGREIGAEFLGLTEAEEKEITQLIRNELAVRREEAW